The Triticum aestivum cultivar Chinese Spring chromosome 7B, IWGSC CS RefSeq v2.1, whole genome shotgun sequence genome window below encodes:
- the LOC123160180 gene encoding ALA-interacting subunit 3, with translation MMMDGGAAGTSNGGSGADGDAARRNNTRMPKYSKFTQQELPACKPILTPKWVVSVFFLVGVVFVPVGVVSLLAAQDVVEIIDRYDHACVPPNMTDNKLAYIQNETIPKDCTRILTVTKEMKQPIYVYYQLDNFYQNHRRYVKSRNDAQLRDYKKSNTTTSCDPERFTADGKPIVPCGLIAWSLFNDTYSFTRGKDNLTVDKKDISWKSDREHKFAKNVYPSNFQNGALIGGKKLNSSIPLSEQEDLIVWMRTAALPTFRKLYGRIYVDLKANDTITVRLSNNYNTYSFGGKKKLVLSTATWLGGKNDFLGFAYLIVGGLCIFLAFAFTLLYLIKPRKLGDHNYLSWNRHPAGR, from the exons atgaTGATGGACGGCGGCGCGGCCGGCACGAGCAACGGCGGATCCGGGGCCGATGGGGACGCCGCCAGGAGGAACAACACCAGGATGCCCAAGT ATTCCAAGTTCACGCAGCAGGAGCTGCCGGCCTGCAAGCCGATCCTTACTCCAAAATGG GTTGTCTCGGTGTTTTTCCTTGTCGGCGTCGTCTTTGTCCCAGTTGGTGTCGTTTCGCTACTAGCTGCACAAGAT GTTGTTGAGATCATTGATCGGTATGATCATGCATGTGTCCCACCTAACATGACTGATAACAAGCTTGCGTACATCCAGAATGAGACTATACCCAAAGACTGCACAAGGATTCTCACG GTTACAAAGGAGATGAAACAGCCAATTTATGTGTACTACCAGCTCGATAACTTTTATCAGAATCATAGAAG GTATGTGAAGAGCCGAAATGATGCACAGCTAAGAGATTATAAGAAGTCAAATACGACAACCTCATGTGACCCTGAGAGGTTCACGGCTGATGGAAAACCAATTGTTCCCTGTGGTCTGATTGCTTGGAGTTTGTTTAATGACACATATAGCTTCACTCGTGGTAAAGACAACTTGACAGTAGACAAGAAGGACATCTCCTGGAAAAGTGATAGGGAGCACAAATTTGCCAAAAATGTCTACCCAAGCAACTTCCAGAATGGTGCGCTCATAGGTGGAAAGAAGCTAAACTCGAGTATCCCG CTGAGCGAACAGGAGGATCTTATTGTTTGGATGCGGACTGCAGCGCTTCCTACATTCAGAAAGTTATATGGGAGGATATACGTTGATCTCAAGGCGAATGATACCATAACAGTGAGGCTGAGTAACAACTACAATACATATAGCTTCGGTGGCAAGAAGAAGTTGGTCCTTTCCACTGCAACCTGGCTTGGAGGAAagaatgattttcttggatttgcATACCTCATAGTTGGTGGACTCTGTATTTTCTTGGCATTTGCATTCACCTTGCTATacttgataaagccaag GAAACTGGGAGATCACAACTACCTGTCCTGG